tttcgtcaagagttgtttcatcaagattgtagttgtctcttattgtcgttgccttcaaatcccagcattcaggaagagctaacaggaacttaaggtttgaatcttcaagatcatactctttatcaaccaataacaaatcattcaaaagtttgacaaatctatcatataaatcattcaatgactcattagtctttgagtcaaagtgttcatactcttgagtgagtattgtcttcctgttcttcttaattgtgtcagttccctgacaccttgtttccagagcatcccatatctccttagcagtcttgcagttgattaccctgtttgacattacattatcaatggcactatgcagtaagtgtcgtaccttagcatccttagcaattgatgctatgtcctcagcagtataatcactcttctcctttggtacggtcattgctgcttcacctgcaactgcaactgcgagtttggttggtttgtgaggaccttccttgattctatccaggtattctggatctgttgcttccaggaacatggtcatccttaccttccatatgggatattcagatggtctcaatatggggACTCTtatggtctcataccgactctgaatttgtgtctttggtggttcctcagttgtggtaggcttagttggagtttctgtgtccgacatgattgtgtttggatctttaactgtatgtaagttaacagataggctctgataccaattgttaggtcacacacacactgtagagggggtgaatacagtgaatagtacactcaaatcgaacttcaagaacttaagtaacagaaaacaaactttattaaaacaataaactctgttacagtatggaactgttacctctcagtgatgaacaaatatcacgagagctgctagggttacaatgaataatcttttctaataatgataacacttatagtgtaaaccctatgtctgtgtttatatactacacagttacaagataatcgctaattgatatggaatataattctgcttcctaaaatatatcaatcatatatcttttcttccaagtattccattcttcacggaattccttcttcatgcatatctcttcttatgtttatctcaatcttatttcctttaatcagctactgtccttatctgattgtccttcagcacttaagttctgatatctatcttctgatgattatctcctgataatataagtactgatatccttaagtcctgacttccagtataagtactgatcaacagttaagtactgatttatcctgttcacataagatctgaaagctaaacataaaacatattagccatgacattatcaaatatatctaacattttcaTTGAtgcatacaactctgagaagaaAACATTTGCATCTTCCACATCAGTGTTGAATTTTGCGGAAGTGATAACCAATTTATGCAGCTCTTGTATTGCCATATTTTTAATTCCTGACCATCGTTTCCTCTTTGCGCTGTGTGAAGTCATTTTTTCCGATATATAAAAGAAGGTTTTTCTATCTATGTGTTTGTATGTTAGAGATCATTTACCTTCCCCTTATATAAGCACAAAATATTGATCAGTTTGGATGTTCTATAATGTGCAGTTAAATAACTGCAAGTTAGTTAATAAAAACTTTGGCAACTGCAAGTCTCTATACCTCTCATCATAAGCATTGATCTGGGAGTGAGTCTTTGACAACCAATATTTTGTCCATAAATCATCATCAAAATACTCCCAAACGTGAGAATTTATGACAAAATGTAAAAAGGTTCAAATATGAAACATAAAAAgacttttataaataaatgtattTCGAGAATTCCCTTTAATACTATCACTCAAAGTAGCATGACATAAACGTATAAACCCTCCATATCTAATTGATATCCTACAACaacaatattaaaatatttaactatttttACCTTATGATATTACATCCAAACTATCATCAATCTCAATAATTTCTTCAGAATATGAATTCAACATGAAATCTTCAAAGCGGTAAGTTCCATTACAATTACCAAGGTGATTAATGCATTCCGTATCATAAACAGAAATTTCAAAGTCAGAAATAcctaaatatttaaaaatcataatatAACCCTCATGTACATCGTAATTTCGTAAAAACTGATTCATCCCATAAATCTTCTACTCCGCAAAACATAATTGAAATTTTGCACTCATTCCACCACCGAAAAAGATTTTTAAGTTATTGGAAAGTTTTTTTTACCATGATGACAGTAAAACACATGTGGTACTTCCTGCGTAGTAAGGTTATTAATTAATACAAGACCTCATTTCAGTTATTGAGTACttataaaacaaaaacaaaatacaaACATACCAGTGCCCCGAACTGTAACGTATGATCTGTAATAACCTTAAAAAACTTGCCATAATGTTGAACATCATCTATCTCACCTGTTGCAATCCAACTTgggaaacaattttaaaatcttaGGTTTTTAATCAGAAACTGTTAATGATAAAATACCTCCATAAGTTCCCTTTTTTGGAATGACAGATTCATCAAAAACACATATTTTAAACTTCGTCCTTCGACAGTATGCTGGAAAGCAATGGTATCACTAATTTTAATTTTACGTATCTTCAATAAACCAATTCCACTCCTTAGTAATTAATACTGTGTCATGAACCTACTTTACATGAATAGGCCATTCTTGATCTTCAAAACAAAATGTATTGACTGGAGACTTTTCACATAACCCAATTTTGTCGCAAATATCTGAATTGATAACCTAGACGGTACAATAATATTAGGGGCAAAACAATAAAAAAACCacaatattataaaataaatatctaaATATTTACGTTTATTTGTTACCTCTGGGAATGCAGTGCCTAACAAATGTTTGTCTTCAATAAGTATATGATGAACAATGCAAAAATTAGTTGTAGCATTATAAGAAAAAATGGTACTCAGTCTTTCTAGATCAGTATCGGTCCACATCAAGTAAAAATCCTATGCAACTTCTGTATATCTCATTTCCACCGCATACGGATTATATACTTGAAAATTGAATTGTGCTCCTCCTTCATATTCTAATGGAACCATGTGGTAGTGCTTCATTAAGTAGAAAGTCATCATATCCGACAAAACTTTGATGCTCTTTGATTTTCTGGGATATTTTCCATTCCAAAGAATATTCAAGGGTCGTAACAACTTAACCTCAGCAGGGAGGTCACTACCATAGTCTACATAAAATGGTAATTGCAGAAACTGCATAATTTGCAAAAAGTAAGCAAAACAAAGTCCCTAATACATAACAACTACTATAACAATTACAATGATCACATAAAGAGCAAGCGAACTTGAACAAAGTACAGAGATACATGTCAATACATACCAATTCCCCCTTTCTGTAAAACCCATGCATATTTGTATAAACAAAACATATCTAAACTGCTTTTAGATCCATTTCTGCATCAATTTACATTCAATGATCAATCTAACATCAATTTCTTATTGTAACAATGACTAAATTATAAGGGAAATGAATAACTTACCTCTTTGAAATTAAGTTTCCATACTGAAATACTATGGATTAGTTATAGTATCGAATGTAGTACTTCAACCCCCAACCAATAATTTCTTGAATCAACTTCAAATTGAACGAGTGTATGAAAATGTAGGTCGAGTACTATTTAGATACGCTGACCTGAAGTTTGTGTGTTTTATTAGAATATGTTATTGTATTCTTCAAGTATTTTGTCCATCCTAAAAAGATAGTTTTATTTATTAAATTGACACTATACTTCTTCTTATAAATTGGATGGAAATATAAATGCTTTATTACGAATTTTTACTAAAATCAAATAATTCTATAATTAAGTTTTATATCAATATTGTACATACGtttgtaaaatatttattaaCTTGCCACACTTTATACTTTTTTAGATGCAGAGTATGTGACGTCATCTAAAAATGGATGTGACTGTTGTATTGTATTGTCATtcttattttttttgttttcctCTGTAACTATAACAAGTAATAATGATTGTTGGCTATTTTTAActttcctaattatttttaacAATATATTTCATAAAATGAATCGTGGCTGCGAGCATAGTGCAATAGTCGTTGTTATAGCATGTTATAAATTTATGTAAATCGGACACTACAACTTTCAccgaaaattaaaaaataaataacaaaattatATGCAAAATATATTTACTGTCAATTcattttaaaaaatgaaaattacAGATATTTTGGCCAGCACGCGTAGCGCGAGGGCAAAGGTCCATAGTTTTGTTAAAAGAAGCAATTTATACAACTTCTTTACAAGAACACTTATAAGATTTAGCCAAAAACATTTATTTAAACCTATTTACAAAATTTTTAACAACTATTTCACTATCTACGAtgttagagcaagtccaacaCTTCCTTAAATGGACTCTTAAATTCAAATATAAGGAACTTGGCTTAAATTTACACTCCAACAATGTCTTAGTGGTTCCCTAAATCACTAATACATCACCTTTATGCCTTATCTTTAGGGAATAACTAGTCATCACTTATATCATTGttattaataaaatattcatttctcactttttcttccacttttttctttctctttcttccACTTTTTgttcatattttttttaaatttattataataataataataataagtgaTGAGTTTAGAGATCATTGTTGGAGTTGAAATATAAAATTATGTCATAACTTACTAAAAGCTACTACCTCCGTCTCTCTCATTTCTCTATAGTTTTTTTCACATgtttgacacgcattttaaggcaactataaagtatattttcgtaatttatttttaagattttcttttattgtataaaaatttaaacattataAATTATGCAACTACATTTAATAAGAGCATTAAAGTGCGTGCCAAGCCCCCGTCCCCCAACGGAAGTagtattattttataatatttataagtaAGCTACTAGCACATGGTTGGATTTGCTCTTACACTTTAATTTTCATGAAATTTGTAACATTGAGGTTTGCATTTGGCGCCCAAACTTTTTTACTAGAAAAGAGTTGGTACCTGCACCGTAATTTCGTCCATTATTTATACGAGTTTAGTGTCTGTTTGGAAACTTAAATTTTATTTGACATTTGGGACTTGACGAAATAATATAGTTTAAAAATAGGTTTGACTCATCCTCGAGTCAGTATTCAAAAAATAGTAATGTACCGATTTAGACTTAAGTAAAAACTCGACAAGTACTTGAATTTTTAAAACGAGTACTCAGAAAATCGGGCAATTAACCTAATTTTACAGACGAAACCGACAACAACCTAATTTCGAGTTCTATAAAATTTGGTTAAAAGACTTGAAAGATGGCCCAGCAGAGGAGTAAAGTAAATAAAGAGATGGCCATAACAGGCCCAGTATCCAATTTAATCTTCATAAATCCGACCCAAACTTAAAGGCCCAAAAACTCTTCACCCACTTTCATGTGGGCCCACCCAAAATGAGAAAAATACAAACCAAAGGTTACGTAGGTCAGACCAATAAATGCTCAACTGCTGTCCAACAGACTACTACTAGTAGCATATTTTATAGGAAATTCAGGCGAATGTGACACTAAAGACTTTTTGGTATTTTATACGCAAAAAGACTTTGATTTACAATTGTCAACTAGTTCACATTTCACACAATCATTCCAAATCAAGGCCTGCAAAATCTAAACTTGCATTTTGGTGTCTTTCCATCCACTCAATTTTTCCAAAGTGCCAAAATAACTGACCTAATAAAAAATTTTGAGTTTCTTGGACGATAAATCACATGTTCGATTTATACGAGATTTTAGTTGAGAATTTATATGAGCAATTTTTTCTGTTTTTTATTATATGACGTTTGAGTTTTGTGAACACACTTTTAAATGATTTGATTGCATAGTtagaataataattattaattttttttttttgtgaataaaaatatataattaaaactttaatttagaaaaagaaaatgttaaaaaatattattttatctatctGGTCAAAAAAATTAGAATTGTGTGCAAAAAAGTCAAATGACATATAAAAGAAAACAGAGGGAGTATTGGATTTCAGTCAAATTATTATATCACATGACTAATGAATATTTAGtttcattattattattaaaaaatcatTTATAATTCAGCGTGATCGTCACGtatgattggttcaatttttacTTAACCAGATTTATATGTTAAAACATATATATCTCGAGCGCGATACGATATCTTAAGTGATTAAAGCCTATCTTTTCATCGTCCATAATTCCGGTTTCGATTCCCGCTCACCTCTGAAATTTGTTAGAATAGATGCACAGCTGTAAGATATGTAAGTTTAATTAGTAAAAAAACATGTGTATCATTACTAAAAAAATGTTAAATCCAGTCAATAATTAATTGCATGAGCAAGATAAAAGTGAAAAGACAAAACTGTCCCTGAGCACATAATTCATCACCTATGTAACTATAGCATGTATTAAAAACGTATTAATAGTTAAGATACAaaaacttaaagatgagataagATAACAGTAGATAATTATTTAAAGCCTAATTAAAGAACTAAAAACAGCTTATAGACATTCCATATTTTTCACTTatcaaatctctctctctctctctctctctctctctctctctctcatgtCACAGCTTATACACTTGCCATATTTTTTCACTTAACaaatctctctctccctctctctctcatATTACAAGAGTGTAAACACAGCTCCATCTTCTTCACTGATTTGTCACTGTGTTTAATCTTGACCCTTCTACCAATCTATACATACAAACCCAACATTCTTTTATCTACATCCTCTCATATTCTGCACTTACAGGTACAATTCAACCTCATGATCTCATATTTTAActcaattattttatatatttttacaattCTTCACTGATTCTAAcataatttatatgtgcataGATGAATAATGTTGTTTGTGATGATGGGGCTGttaattaaatttgatttttgtcatttaattaaatttgatttttgtaatttaattaaattttaaattcacTGTTTTTTCTATCTGGGGTTTTGATAAAGTTTGTAGCTTTAATGTTTTTTATGGTGATAGATGTTGATTCAAGGTTTGGTAGTGTTTTTGTTTATGATTATGTTATTTTCTTGAAATGTGTTTGTTTTTAATCCACTAGCTCATATTTTATAGCTCATTGTGACATTTGTCAATGTAGTTTTATGGCATTTTTTTAGTTTGTGTGACCTCGTATTCGTTGTCGAATATATGAGTAGTTTATAGTTTTCATGTTTAATTGTGTGAAATCAAGATTTTATTGTTCTTGGTTGTTTAGGAGAACTATTCGTCGAATGTGTATAAAGAATGGAATCTATTGGAAGAAGGGTTTTTTTTTGAATATGAACAATTAGTCGTTGGAAATTATTGAAGGTACGTTGATAGCCTTTTATAAGTGATACGAGTTGTTCAAGAATTGGATATGATAAATCTCGGATGGAACCCGGGTAAAGTTTTTGAAATTGGGTCGTTAAATATGGACAAGAAATGGGTTTTTCCACTTGTTATAACATCAATTGTGTGCGCTTTTCTTCTTGTAACGTCCGTCAACATGGGTCAAGTTTCTTCTTTACATAGAGTGAATGCAATATTCTCAATTTTTCCTTCGCGAGTTGTTGCAAATCAAACAAAGGTGTCTTTTGCTGAAGAAAAAAATGGACCACCACCTCCTCCTCCTGGTCCTTCTATTCCTCGCTTTGCCTATTTGATTTCTGGATCAAGGGGTGATCTAGAAAAGCTTTGGAGGACTCTTCATGCTCTGTACCATCCTTTGAACCAATATGTGCTACATATGGATCTAGAATCTCCGCCAGAGGAGAGACTTGAGCTGGCTACACGAGTGGAAAAGGAACCGATATTTGCCAAAGTTGGGAATGTACTGATGATTACTAAAGCTAATATGGTTACCTATAGAGGACCCACCATGGTGGCTAATACTCTTCATGCATGTGCCATCCTTCTTAAGAGATCTAAGGACTGGGATTGGTTTATTAACCTTAGTGCTTCTGATTATCCCCTGGTGACTCAAGATGGTTTGTACTTTGTCCCCTGTATTTCTTGTGGAAAGTTTCTATACTTATGACTCATGAGTATATGCTAGTTTTAAACTGTCATGTTACATGCAACTTCCTTTGTACAGATCTTCTCTCCACGTTTCTTCCTTTGAAGCGGGATTTGAATTTTATTGAACACACAAGCCAGTTGGGATGGAAGGAGTAAGATTATCACTAATCCTATCTTTGATGTAGTGTCTGATAATTCATAGTCATAGAAAAACGACTGACAAATGCTACCATGTCCTGTCATCCTGTCATCTGCCTATGCAGGGGTAAAAGGGCAATGCCATTGATGATAGACCCAGGGCTTTACCAATCAACAAAGTCAGACATCTTCTGGGTTAGCCCTCGGAGAACTTTGCCTACGGCCTTTAAGTTGTTTACTGGTTAGTTTGTCCCTTGTGTTACTTTATTTGTTTTTTCATGAATCGTAATACAAATTTAAATACCATTATGAATCGGCTTGAATATATGCAATGTGAATATCTCAAACTTGTTGCTTTTTTTAAACTTCTGCAAGTTCTTCATTTCCCaatattattattcattttatatGAATCCAAAAATCAGTTCGTTTGTTTAGTTTGATATTTTGATGAATCCATCTAGTTCATAGTATAACAAGGTAGCTTTAGTTAtatacacaaataactgaaaatCATCATCCTAAACACAAATGAACTGATAAAGTGATACATATGATAATAACAGGATCTTACTTTGATTCGGTTCTTCACCTACTTCCTCGGATTCATCGGCATAAGATAATTGTTATTAATGTTAATTTTCTTGGGATCAGTATGGTTATACTCTTTCTAGGCTAGACAGTAACTTTGTGCAGACATTTAGCTAAAAGTTTCACTCTCTAAATTCTAAAGGAACCACCATTTCCTCCTTGTGACACTATCTGTTTATGCTCTCTGTTATGCATCTGAATTGCTTTACGCTTTCTTTAATCAGTGATATTCGGACATCTGGTGCTTCACCTGCAACGACAATTTTAGTGAAAGTATGAATGCATGCTAACACTGGTTTATTATAACACTTCACGAGAAAATGCTATTACCTTTTTTCAATATCTACAATTTTCTCCTTCCCGTGCAGAGGACTGCATTACCTCTTTTTTTATTAATCAAGTAACTGCATAACCTTTTCCTTCGAGTGGAAAACATAGTTGCATTAAATCTTCGTTATTCTAATACCTGTATAATTATCCTATTTTAGTATGAATGTTGTTTTAATCTTCAGATTAAAAGAAAACGAATTGAAATCCTGGTTAAATAGCCAGATAAATAAATTTACATCTTTGTAAACGCTTATAGAATGCTTTAATATTTTAGCTCCTAGAGTTGTCTGTAACCATAACGTTTATACAAAATTCAGGTTCTGCTTGGATGATCCTCTCACACTCATTTGTAGAGTACCTTGTATGGGGTTGGGATAATCTTCCAAGAACACTGCTTATGTACTACACAAATTTCGTTTCCTCTCCTGAAGGTTACTTTCAAACTGTAATATGCAATGCACCAGAATATGTTCCAACTGTACTTAACCATGACATGCACTATATTTCTTGGGACTCACCGCCACAGCAACATCCTCAAGTTCTGTCCATTAACGATTCTAGAAGTATGATTGAAAGTGGCGCTGCCTTCGCTCGGAAATTTAAGCAGGATGACCCTGTTTTAGATCAAATCGACAGGGAACTTCTGGGTCGAATAAATGGGAGCTTCACACCTGGTGGTTGGTGCTCCGGTAATCCTCCTTGTTCTAAGGTGGGGAAACCAAAAAGGCTCAAACCTGGTCCAGGAGCTCTTAGGCTTCGGGGCCTTGTAGATAAATTAATTTTGTCATCAAAGTCAGAGGGAAACCAGTGTCACTAGATTCTTACTAGTTTAGTTCTAAATGAAAAATGATGATCTTGCTTGAGGAGAGAAGTATAATGTATGGAATCGACTCATTTCAATCCACAAGGCCAACAATAAGTGTTGGGATATTCGTATCGAAGGCGCAGCTCGAATAATAATTTCCAAGCCGTTTGTGGATCCCTGTGCAGAAAATTTACTTGAAAGGCAGTGTCATGTCTTCCTGACAGATCCACGGTTATCTGATGCACTTTGTTGAACTTCGTAtgtattttgttttaatttattagcaatataaatatatttataatcttCTTACAATTTGTGTAAGGTATATTGGATGAATGTAACTTGTAAATCAATGGATCAGGGGATTACCTCTAACAAATTTACAATCTACGTGTATCTACTGCAAGAGATTCTTACGATTTGAAGGAACGATAAAATTTGCAGGTTATTCCAAAATTTTCTTGTAGTTGCATGCTTTGTTCAAAGGGATCTTGCATGTATAAATTCCAGTATGCAACTCTTAGATGAAGCATAAATTGCAGGTTATTTATTCATGTGGCACCAAAGCAAAGCAAAATAGTGTACCAAAGCAAATCAAAATAAAACGCAATAAAATCACCAAAGCTCGAACTATGTGCGCTAATATTTGATTATCTAGAAGTAGAATAATTAAATGATCTTTTAACCCTAAGATCAACTTCTATTTTTAAATTCGGTCAAATTTCAAATTTAAGCTCTCTAAAATTCTAATATAGAATTAAGATTTTCTACACTAGACTGGAGTTAACAAAGATCagataaataatatattaatcCACTACATAACCAAAATTTTTTGCATTGGATTTaacaaaattaatttattaatatttttattctcCTATAGAATCAATATTTTTGTACTGGAGTTAAACAATAAGATAAAATTTAATTCTACTATAGAATTAAAATTTCTACACTAGAGTTGACAAAATCAGATAAATAATATTTGATTCTACTATGGAATCAATATTTCTTCACCCGACTTAgtaaaatcaaataaataatatttttaattttacaGAAGAATCAAAAGGGCTGTCAGTTGAAGAACATTAGATAACAAAATAATCTCATAGAATCCAAATAACAGGGCATCTCAAATATGAGTGAATCAAATTTTACAATTAGAACttcata
The sequence above is drawn from the Apium graveolens cultivar Ventura chromosome 2, ASM990537v1, whole genome shotgun sequence genome and encodes:
- the LOC141706757 gene encoding beta-glucuronosyltransferase GlcAT14B-like, which gives rise to MINLGWNPGKVFEIGSLNMDKKWVFPLVITSIVCAFLLVTSVNMGQVSSLHRVNAIFSIFPSRVVANQTKVSFAEEKNGPPPPPPGPSIPRFAYLISGSRGDLEKLWRTLHALYHPLNQYVLHMDLESPPEERLELATRVEKEPIFAKVGNVLMITKANMVTYRGPTMVANTLHACAILLKRSKDWDWFINLSASDYPLVTQDDLLSTFLPLKRDLNFIEHTSQLGWKEGKRAMPLMIDPGLYQSTKSDIFWVSPRRTLPTAFKLFTGSAWMILSHSFVEYLVWGWDNLPRTLLMYYTNFVSSPEGYFQTVICNAPEYVPTVLNHDMHYISWDSPPQQHPQVLSINDSRSMIESGAAFARKFKQDDPVLDQIDRELLGRINGSFTPGGWCSGNPPCSKVGKPKRLKPGPGALRLRGLVDKLILSSKSEGNQCH